AGCGGGCCGCCCGCGGCGGGCGGGTCGTCGGGCACGGAGACGAGCAGGCGGGCGTCGACCCAGGCCGACCAGCCGTTGGAGCAGAGGATCCGCCCCCAGTCGCCGGCCCGGTCCACGAGCCGCACCGGCAGGAACGCGTCGAGCGGCGCGGTCGGCAGCGACGGGTCGGGCGACTCCCAGGCGGACAGACCCTCGCGGGGCACGATGTGCGTGGGCCGGAAGTCGGGCACGTACGAGGAACCGGAATCCGGTACGACGGTGTTCACGGCACGCTACCTCCGCATCACGACCGGCTCGTGCCGGCGCAGCAGCCGGGCGACGACGAAGCCGAGGACCACACAGAGCACCACCAGCATCCCCATGTCGAAGAGCCAGGCGCCGACGGTGTGGTCCATCAGCGGGTCCGCCGTCTTCTCGCTCGGCGCGACGGCCCCGATGTCGATGGTCGCGCCCATCGCCGCGAACGCCCAGCGGGACGGCACCAGCCAGGCCAGCTGCTCCAGGACCGGCGTCCCTCGCACGTTCAGCAGGGCCCCGCAGAACACCACCTGCACGATGGCCAGGAGGACGAGCAGCGGCATCGTCACCTCCTCCTTGCGCACCAGCGCGGACACGAAGAGGCCGAGCATCATCGCGGTGAAGGCGAGCAGGGCGACGGCCAGCGTGAGCTCCACCAGCGCGGGCATCAGCACCCCCTGGCCGTCCGGCACGTTCAGCGGCACGCCGATCAGCGCGACCAGGGTCAGGACCACCGCCTGCACGATCGTGATCACCCCGAGGACCACGACCTTGGACATGAGGTACGCCGAGCGCGAGAGGCCGACGGCTCTCTCCCGGCGGTAGATCGTGCGTTCCTTGACCAGTTCCCGCACCGCGTTCGCGGCCCCGGTGAGGACACCGCCCACGCACAGGATCAGCAGCACGTTCAGCGTCGACTCGGGGCCGAGACTGCCCTCGGAGAGCGCCCGCGCCATCGCCCCCATCACGAAGGGCAGCGCGATCATGATGACCAGGAAGGTCCGGTCGGCGGCCAGGGCGGCCGTGTACCGCCGGACGAGCGTCCGCAGCTGCGACCACCAGCTCTGCGGCTTCGGCGGCGGCGGTGCGGCGGCGGGCGGAGCGCCGAAGGCCCCGGGCGCCGGCTGCCGCACCATGGCCTCGGCGATGTACTGCCGGTGGAAGCGGGAGGCGCGGTACTGGCCGGCCCAGTCGCGGGCCTTGTCGTTCTCGAAGGCCTCGAACGCCTCCGGCCACTGGTCGAAGCCGAAGAAGCCGAGGGTCTCGTCGGGCGGCCCGTAGTAGGCGACCCGGCCGCCCGGCGCGAGGACCAGCAGCCGGTCGCAGACGTCCAGGCTCAGCACGCTGTGGGTGACGACGATGACGGTGCGCCCGTCGTCGGCGAGTCCGCGCAGCATGTGCATCACCGAGCGGTCCATGCCCGGGTCGAGCCCGGAGGTCGGCTCGTCGAGGAAGAGCAGCGAGGGCTTGGTGAGCAGTTCGAGGGCCACGCTGACCCGCTTGCGCTGCCCGCCGGAGAGGCTGTGGATGGGCTGCCCGGCCCGTTCCACCAGGCCGAGCTCCCCGATCACCTCGTCCACCCGGGCGCGCCGCTCGGCCGCGGCCGTGTCCTCCGGGAAGCGCAGCTCGGCGGCGTACGAGAGGGCCCGGCGCACGGTGAGCTGGAGGTGCAGGATGTCGTCCTGCGGGACGAGGCCGATGCGCTGGCGCAGTTCCGCGTAGTCCCGGTAGAGGTCGCGGCCGTCGTAGAGCACCGTGCCCCGGTCGGCGGGCCGCTGCCCGGTCAGCGCGCCCAGCAGCGTCGACTTGCCCGCGCCGGACGGGCCGACGACGGCGAGCAGGCACTTCTGCCCGACGGGGAAGGACACGCCGTCGAGCAGGGTCTTGCGGCCGTGGTCCACGGTGACGTCGAGCTCCTGCACGTCGAGCGAGACCTCGCCGGTGTCGGTGAACTCGACGAGGTTGCCGCCGATCAGGCAGAACGCGCAGTGCCCGATGCCGACGATGTCCTCCGCGGTCACCCGGGCGTGGTCGACGGGGCTGCCGTTGAGGAAGGTTCCGTTGTGGCTGCCGAGGTCGTGGATCCAGTACGTGCCGTCGGGCGCCGCCCGCAGCTCGGCGTGCCGCCGCGAGACCGTCAGATCGTCGACGACCAGGTCGTTGTCGGGCGCCCGCCCGATCCGGACGCTGCGCGCGGGCAGCGGCCGGACGGAGGTCGGCTGCCGGAAGGTGCCGGTGCGGGCGGGGTACGAGACGGAGGACGGGCGCGGGGCCACGGGGGGCGGGGCGGGCGCGGGCTCGTACGGCGCCGGTGCCGGCTCGTACGGCAGGGGAGCGGGATCGGCGACGGCGTCGGGCTCGCGGGGCGGGGGCTCGTACGGGGCGGGCGCGGGCTCGCGGGGCGCGGGCTCGTAGGGGGCCGGCTCGTAGGACGCCGGCTCGGGAACCGGATCGTACGATGCCGGCGCCGGCTCCGGCGTAGGTGCGGGCGGGGGTGAAGGCGCGGGTGGCGGAGGCGGAGGGGCGGGAGCCTGCGCCCGCGCCGGTGCCGACAGGACCGCCACCGGACCGTCCGAGGGGTGGCCGAAGCGGATGACCGTGCCCGGGCCGACCGCGCTCAGGTGCACCCGTCGGTCGTCGGTGAAGGTGCCGTTCGTGCTGCCCTCGTCCTCGACGGTCCACTGGCCGCCGGCCGCTCGCAGCACGGCGTGGTGCCATGACGTCCGGGCATCGGCCAGGACGAAGTCGCTGGTGGGGTCGCGTCCGATGCGATAGACGCGGCTCGGGTTCATCAGGGTCGCGTCCCCGCCGATCTCCAGGACCAGCTCGGGCGCGGCGGGCGCGACGGGCCGCTCTCCCATGTCGGCATCTTAACGTCGGACGCCGGTCCCTGCCCGGGAGAGGCGCCGGTATGGTGGTCGCCCCGCCCGCCCCCGCCGGGCAGGGCGGAGGACGTGCGGGAACGAGGAGGAGAGACCGTGCCGAAGGGTGTCACCAGGCGCCGGCCGCGTACCCGCGCGGCCCTGCTCGAGGCGGCCCTGGAGACCTTCGCCGAGCACGGTTTCCACGCCGCCTCGATCGAGCAGATCTGCGACCGCGCCGGATTCACGCGCGGCGCCTACTACTCGAACTTCGCCAGCAAGGAAGAGCTCTTCCTCGCCCTCTTCGACGAGCACGGCGAGCGGATCGTGCGCCGCCTCGCCGAGTCCGTCGACGCCCTCGGGCCCGAGGAGTGCACGCTGGAGCGGATCGCGGAGCTGGCCTCCCGGGTGGAGCCGGACGAGCGGGACTGGTACCTGGTCAGCACGGAGTTCACCCTGCACGCCATCCGCGACCCGCAGGCGGCCTGGGTGCTCGCCCGGCACGACGCGGCGCTGCGGGCCGAGATCGCCCGTGGCATCGCGCTGGTGCTCCGCCGGGCCGGCCGCGAACTCACCGTGGACGCCGACCGGTTCGCCCGGATGGTCGTGGCCCTGCGCGAGGGCGGTCTCGCGCAGAGCTACGTCGAACCGGCCGCGCTGCCGCCGGGAACGCTCGAACGGGACTTCCTCGCCCCGCTGCTGGAGTCCTGCACCCGCCCGGTGTGAGGCGCCGGAGCGCCGCCTCCGCGCCGGCGCACGGCCCGGGCCGGAGTGCCGCCCCCGGGCCGAAGTGCCGCTCTTGGGCGGCAGTACCGCCCCGGGCCCGGAGTACCGCCCCTGGGCCGCAGTGCCGCCCTGGCCCGGAGTGTGCCGCCCCCGGCCCGGAGCGCGGCCCCGGGCCGGGCGGCGGCCTCAGTCGAACAGGTCCGGGTCCGAGGCCGTGATCTGGTCCCACAGCGGCCGGGCCTGGAACCAGCCGGCCAACGGTGTGCCCAGCTGCCCCCGGGTGAGCAGCGCGGTCTCCCGGTCGATGAGCCGGGGCGTGCCCGCGGCCATCGCCAGCAGCTGGGCCTGGCAGGAGCGTTCCATGGTGACGAACCACCACACCGCCTCGGCGACCGACTGCCCGACGGTGAGCAGCCCGTGGTTCCTCAGGACGACCGCCTTGTACCCGGCGAGCGCCTTCGCGACCCGCCGGCCCTCCTCCAGCTCGTTGACGACGCCCCGGTAGTCGTCGTAGATCCCGTGGTCCTCGAAGAACGCGCAGGCGTCCTGGGTGATCGGGTCGAGCGGGACGCCCAGGCTGGAGAAGGCCTTTCCGTGCAGGGAGTGCGCGTGCGCGGCGGCGATCGCGTCGGGCCGGGCCGCGTGCACCTGCGCATGGATGACGAACGCGGCCCGGTTGACCGGGCGGCGGCCGTCGAGGACCCGGCCCTCGTGGTCCACCCGGATCAGGTCGGAGGCCTTGATCTGGAGGAAGCTCATGCCGAAGGGGTTGACCCAGAACGTGTCCGGTTCCCCCGGGTCGCGCACGGTGAGGTGCCCGGCGACGCCCTCGGAGAACCCGAAGCGCCCGAAGATCCGGAATCCGGCGGCCAGTTGCTCCTTGCGGTACCGGCGCTCCTCCTCGACGGAGTCGAAGCGCGGTGGCAGCGGAAGGGTGACCCCGTCCGGAAGCGGGCCGACGGCGGCGGCGAGCGCGGGCGGCAGGGTGCTCATGGTTCCTCCCCGGAGGTGCGGTGGGCGCGGCGGGCGGGCCAGAAGATACAGAGGTGTATCCGATACGACAATGACTCCACCGCTCAGCCGGGAGACGCCGGCGGCGGATCGCCCTTGCGGTGCGGGGAGCTCGCTGGCTACGGTCGCACCCGGCAGTCAGAAAGCGCTTGCTATGCGGCGCGCGCAGCGGCACACACCAGGAGCAGCGTGAGCGACACCCGGGACGTCCTCGTCTACACCCGCACCACCGGATACCGCCACGACTCCATCCCCGCCGGAGCCGCGGCGCTCACCGCACTCGCCGCCGCGGCGGGCCGCCCCGCCGAGACCACCGAGGACCCCGGCGCCTTCACCCCCGCCCGCCTCGCCCGCTGCGCCGCCGTCGTCCTCCTGTCGACCACCGGGACCGTGCTCACGGACGCGGGCCGCGCCGCCCTCGAAGCGTACGTACGGGGTGGCGGCGGGCTGCTCGCCGTGCACGCGGCGGCCAACGCCGAACCCGAGTGGCCGTTCTACGGCGAGCTGCTCGGCACCCGCTTCGACGGCCACCCCGAGATCCAGCCGGGCGCCGTGTGCGTGGACGCCCCCGGGCACCCGGCGACGACCTGCCTGCCGGCCCGCTGGGAGTGGACCGACGAGTGGTACAACTTCACCGCCAACCCCCGGGACACCGGCGTCCGCGTCCTCGCCCGCGCCGACGAGACGGCCTACCGGGGCGGCACCCTCGGCGCCGACCACCCCCTGGTCTGGTCCCGCGAGACCGGCCCGGGCGGCGGCCGCTTCCTGTTCACCGCCCTCGGCCACGCCGCGGAGGCGTACGCGGACCCCGCCTTCCGCGCCCACCTGGCGGGCGCCCTGCGGTGGGTGGCCGGCGGCTGACCGCACGGCCCCCGCCGGCCGCCCCGGCGCGTCACCCCTCCGCCCCGCCGGCCGCCCCGGCGCGTCACCCCTCCGCCCCGCCGGCCGCCCCGCCGGCCGCCCCGGCGCGTCACCCCTCCGCCCCGCCCCGATTGCGCCCGGCGCCCGGGCACGAAAGGTTTCCGGAGGGGGCGCAGGCCAGGAGGAGACGACATGGGCATCGCCACCGTGAACCCGGCGACCGGCGAGACGCTGCGCACCTACGAGGCCCACGGGCCCGCCGAGGTCGAACGCCGGATCGACGCCGCCCACGAGGCGTACCGCCAGTACCGCACCACCCCCTTCGCCGAGCGCGCCCGGCTGATGCGGGCCGCCGCGACCCTCCTCGACGAGGACACCGACGACATCGCCCGCACGATGACCGTCGAGATGGGCAAGCCGATCGCGGCCGCCCGCGCCGAGGCAGCCAAGTGCGCCAGGACGATGCGCTGGTACGCCGAACACGCCGAGGCCCTGCTCGCCGACGAGCACCCCGACGAGCACGACGTCCAGGACGCCGGGGCCGACCGGGCCCGGGTCCACTACCGGCCGCTCGGCCCGGTCCTCGCCGTCATGCCGTGGAACTTCCCGCTCTGGCAGGTGATCCGCTTCGCCGCGCCCGCGCTGATGGCGGGCAACACCGGGCTCCTCAAGCACGCCTCGAACGTCCCCCAGACCGCCCTCTACCTCGGCGAGCTGTTCCGCCGGGCCGGCTTCCCCGAGGGCTGCTTCCAGACCCTGCTGATCGGCTCGGGCGCCGTCGAGGGCGTCCTGCGCGACCCGCGGGTCGTCGCCGCGACCCTCACCGGCAGCGAACCGGCCGGCCGCTCCGTCGCCGCGATCGCCGGCGACGAGGTCAAGAAGACCGTCCTCGAACTG
This genomic window from Streptomyces showdoensis contains:
- a CDS encoding FHA domain-containing protein, with product MGERPVAPAAPELVLEIGGDATLMNPSRVYRIGRDPTSDFVLADARTSWHHAVLRAAGGQWTVEDEGSTNGTFTDDRRVHLSAVGPGTVIRFGHPSDGPVAVLSAPARAQAPAPPPPPPAPSPPPAPTPEPAPASYDPVPEPASYEPAPYEPAPREPAPAPYEPPPREPDAVADPAPLPYEPAPAPYEPAPAPPPVAPRPSSVSYPARTGTFRQPTSVRPLPARSVRIGRAPDNDLVVDDLTVSRRHAELRAAPDGTYWIHDLGSHNGTFLNGSPVDHARVTAEDIVGIGHCAFCLIGGNLVEFTDTGEVSLDVQELDVTVDHGRKTLLDGVSFPVGQKCLLAVVGPSGAGKSTLLGALTGQRPADRGTVLYDGRDLYRDYAELRQRIGLVPQDDILHLQLTVRRALSYAAELRFPEDTAAAERRARVDEVIGELGLVERAGQPIHSLSGGQRKRVSVALELLTKPSLLFLDEPTSGLDPGMDRSVMHMLRGLADDGRTVIVVTHSVLSLDVCDRLLVLAPGGRVAYYGPPDETLGFFGFDQWPEAFEAFENDKARDWAGQYRASRFHRQYIAEAMVRQPAPGAFGAPPAAAPPPPKPQSWWSQLRTLVRRYTAALAADRTFLVIMIALPFVMGAMARALSEGSLGPESTLNVLLILCVGGVLTGAANAVRELVKERTIYRRERAVGLSRSAYLMSKVVVLGVITIVQAVVLTLVALIGVPLNVPDGQGVLMPALVELTLAVALLAFTAMMLGLFVSALVRKEEVTMPLLVLLAIVQVVFCGALLNVRGTPVLEQLAWLVPSRWAFAAMGATIDIGAVAPSEKTADPLMDHTVGAWLFDMGMLVVLCVVLGFVVARLLRRHEPVVMRR
- a CDS encoding TetR/AcrR family transcriptional regulator, with product MPKGVTRRRPRTRAALLEAALETFAEHGFHAASIEQICDRAGFTRGAYYSNFASKEELFLALFDEHGERIVRRLAESVDALGPEECTLERIAELASRVEPDERDWYLVSTEFTLHAIRDPQAAWVLARHDAALRAEIARGIALVLRRAGRELTVDADRFARMVVALREGGLAQSYVEPAALPPGTLERDFLAPLLESCTRPV
- a CDS encoding class II aldolase/adducin family protein → MSTLPPALAAAVGPLPDGVTLPLPPRFDSVEEERRYRKEQLAAGFRIFGRFGFSEGVAGHLTVRDPGEPDTFWVNPFGMSFLQIKASDLIRVDHEGRVLDGRRPVNRAAFVIHAQVHAARPDAIAAAHAHSLHGKAFSSLGVPLDPITQDACAFFEDHGIYDDYRGVVNELEEGRRVAKALAGYKAVVLRNHGLLTVGQSVAEAVWWFVTMERSCQAQLLAMAAGTPRLIDRETALLTRGQLGTPLAGWFQARPLWDQITASDPDLFD
- a CDS encoding ThuA domain-containing protein, whose amino-acid sequence is MSDTRDVLVYTRTTGYRHDSIPAGAAALTALAAAAGRPAETTEDPGAFTPARLARCAAVVLLSTTGTVLTDAGRAALEAYVRGGGGLLAVHAAANAEPEWPFYGELLGTRFDGHPEIQPGAVCVDAPGHPATTCLPARWEWTDEWYNFTANPRDTGVRVLARADETAYRGGTLGADHPLVWSRETGPGGGRFLFTALGHAAEAYADPAFRAHLAGALRWVAGG
- a CDS encoding NADP-dependent succinic semialdehyde dehydrogenase, whose translation is MGIATVNPATGETLRTYEAHGPAEVERRIDAAHEAYRQYRTTPFAERARLMRAAATLLDEDTDDIARTMTVEMGKPIAAARAEAAKCARTMRWYAEHAEALLADEHPDEHDVQDAGADRARVHYRPLGPVLAVMPWNFPLWQVIRFAAPALMAGNTGLLKHASNVPQTALYLGELFRRAGFPEGCFQTLLIGSGAVEGVLRDPRVVAATLTGSEPAGRSVAAIAGDEVKKTVLELGGSDPYIVMPSADIPRAVKTAVTARVQNNGQSCIAAKRFIVHRNVYDDFAERFTAAMNALTVGDPLDEDTDVGPLATEQGRADLEVLVDDAVRRGVTVLCGAGRPEELPRGWFYRPTVLTGITPEMRIHREETFGPVATLYPVADIEEAVAVANDSPFGLSSNVWTRDDEDIAFFVRDLEAGGVFVNGMTASHPALPFGGVKRSGYGRELSGHGIKEFCNVTTVWQRG